In one Neobacillus sp. WH10 genomic region, the following are encoded:
- the fabL gene encoding enoyl-[acyl-carrier-protein] reductase FabL codes for MTQKVALITGSSRGIGKATALRLAEAGYDIVINYARSKKSALEVAEQIEALGRKVLIVKANVGDVAKIKDMFAQIEQEFGRLDVFVNNAASGVQRPVMELEESHWDWTLNINSKALLFCAQEAAKLMERNGGGKIVSISSLGSIRYLENYTVVGVSKAALEALTRYLAVELAPKNIIVNAVSGGAVDTEALKHFPNREELLQEAKEKTPAGRMVEIDDMVNSVMFLLSDESSMIRGQTIIVDGGISLLV; via the coding sequence ATGACACAAAAAGTAGCACTAATTACTGGAAGCAGCAGAGGGATTGGTAAAGCAACAGCACTTCGATTAGCCGAAGCAGGATATGATATTGTCATAAATTATGCAAGAAGTAAAAAGTCTGCCCTTGAGGTTGCTGAACAAATTGAAGCACTAGGCAGAAAGGTCTTAATTGTAAAAGCCAATGTGGGTGATGTAGCTAAAATTAAAGACATGTTTGCTCAAATTGAACAAGAATTTGGTCGTTTAGATGTATTTGTTAATAATGCCGCCTCAGGGGTACAGCGCCCTGTTATGGAGCTTGAAGAGTCACATTGGGATTGGACTTTAAATATTAATAGTAAAGCTCTGTTATTTTGCGCCCAAGAAGCAGCGAAATTGATGGAAAGAAACGGTGGCGGGAAAATTGTCAGCATCAGTTCCCTTGGGTCCATTCGTTATTTGGAAAATTATACAGTAGTGGGTGTATCAAAAGCAGCTCTAGAAGCATTAACACGATATTTAGCAGTTGAATTGGCACCTAAAAATATTATTGTTAATGCTGTTTCAGGTGGTGCAGTGGATACCGAAGCATTAAAGCATTTTCCTAATCGAGAAGAACTCCTTCAAGAAGCAAAAGAAAAAACGCCAGCAGGAAGAATGGTTGAAATTGACGATATGGTTAATAGCGTCATGTTCCTTTTATCTGATGAATCGAGCATGATCAGGGGACAAACCATCATTGTTGATGGAGGAATTTCATTACTCGTATAA
- the mutY gene encoding A/G-specific adenine glycosylase, whose protein sequence is MLIEQEISEKININAFQNDLISWFKNEQRDLPWRKDQDPYKVWVSEIMLQQTRVDTVIPYFNRFIDWFPTINDLAEADEDKVLKAWEGLGYYSRVRNLQSAVKEVKEKYNGEVPNSPKEIGELKGVGPYTAGAILSIAYGIPEPAVDGNVMRVLSRILSIWEDIAKPSSRKVFEKAVRELISHEDPSSFNQALMELGALICTPTSPSCLLCPVRDHCHAFFEGVQHELPIKTKKTKSREVQLAAVILTDKTGKIVIHKRPANGLLANLWEFPNIELHHPMQNDREQVVPLFKETLNLEINLDQIIGQIDHVFSHLVWNINVYTGIINAKFQETDEWKLVSIEEMKAYAFPVPYQKMFKLYQSH, encoded by the coding sequence ATGTTAATTGAACAAGAAATTTCAGAAAAAATCAATATAAATGCATTTCAAAATGATTTAATTTCCTGGTTTAAAAATGAACAGCGTGACTTGCCATGGCGCAAAGACCAGGATCCATATAAGGTATGGGTCTCTGAAATAATGCTGCAGCAAACAAGAGTAGATACGGTCATTCCTTATTTTAATCGATTTATTGACTGGTTCCCAACGATCAATGATTTGGCTGAAGCTGACGAAGATAAAGTACTTAAGGCATGGGAAGGTCTTGGATATTATTCAAGGGTAAGAAACCTCCAATCTGCTGTTAAGGAAGTAAAGGAGAAATACAACGGGGAAGTGCCAAATTCTCCAAAGGAGATTGGCGAACTTAAAGGGGTTGGTCCTTATACAGCTGGTGCCATTTTAAGTATTGCCTACGGAATCCCAGAGCCTGCTGTAGATGGAAATGTGATGAGAGTATTATCACGAATTCTTTCCATTTGGGAAGATATTGCCAAACCTTCGTCACGGAAGGTTTTTGAAAAAGCTGTTCGTGAATTAATCTCACATGAAGATCCATCCTCATTTAATCAGGCATTAATGGAATTGGGTGCGCTAATTTGCACACCAACTTCCCCTTCTTGCTTATTATGTCCCGTGCGCGATCATTGCCATGCTTTTTTTGAAGGGGTACAGCATGAGCTGCCAATAAAAACGAAAAAAACGAAATCCCGTGAGGTTCAACTAGCTGCAGTAATTTTAACGGATAAAACGGGAAAAATAGTCATTCATAAGCGGCCCGCAAATGGGCTGCTCGCGAATTTATGGGAATTCCCCAATATTGAGCTCCATCATCCAATGCAAAATGATCGAGAGCAGGTTGTTCCCCTTTTTAAAGAAACCCTTAATCTAGAAATAAATCTTGATCAGATTATCGGTCAAATTGATCATGTGTTTTCACATTTAGTTTGGAATATTAATGTATACACTGGGATAATTAACGCTAAATTTCAGGAAACAGATGAGTGGAAGCTTGTTTCTATTGAAGAAATGAAAGCATATGCTTTCCCTGTCCCATATCAAAAAATGTTTAAACTTTATCAAAGTCATTAA
- a CDS encoding metal-dependent hydrolase: MDTGTHVVMGIALGGLATLDPSVASSHATTTSVLIATIAGSQIPDIDTVLKLRNNAIYIRNHRGVTHSIPAVLLWPLVISAVVYLFFPDANLLHLWAWTFAAVFIHVFVDIFNAYGTQALRPFSSKWVALGVINTFDPIIFGIHILGIFIWILGANPGITFLLMYAVIIAYYIWRYQAKKRVLVGVRAIIPDATEIIVAPTMKLHQWRIAAMNKKQFFVGRAVKDKVEILDRFNRVPVPKTPVIEAAKKDKNLSAFLSFSPVYRWEVDEYKDFYEVRFIDLRYRSNGHYPFVAVVQLDCDLNPISSYTGWVFSEKKLRKKLSIIPS, translated from the coding sequence TTGGATACTGGAACTCATGTTGTAATGGGCATTGCCCTTGGGGGTCTTGCAACTTTAGATCCATCTGTCGCCTCAAGCCATGCTACTACAACTAGTGTGTTAATTGCCACAATTGCCGGTTCGCAAATACCAGATATTGACACTGTATTAAAACTAAGAAATAATGCTATTTACATTCGTAATCATCGTGGGGTTACCCATTCCATACCAGCTGTGTTATTATGGCCACTCGTCATTTCAGCAGTCGTTTATCTTTTTTTTCCAGACGCCAATTTGTTGCATTTATGGGCTTGGACATTTGCAGCTGTGTTCATACATGTATTTGTCGATATCTTTAATGCCTATGGTACTCAAGCGCTTAGACCTTTTTCATCGAAGTGGGTTGCTCTTGGCGTCATAAATACGTTTGATCCCATTATTTTCGGAATTCATATCCTTGGGATTTTTATTTGGATTTTAGGTGCAAATCCAGGCATTACCTTTTTACTAATGTATGCCGTAATAATCGCTTACTACATCTGGCGCTATCAAGCTAAGAAAAGAGTTTTGGTTGGGGTAAGAGCCATCATCCCCGATGCCACTGAAATCATTGTTGCACCTACAATGAAACTTCATCAATGGAGAATTGCTGCCATGAATAAAAAGCAATTTTTTGTAGGGAGAGCAGTTAAGGATAAGGTGGAAATCCTAGACCGATTTAACCGTGTACCGGTACCAAAAACACCTGTAATCGAAGCAGCCAAAAAGGACAAGAATCTTTCAGCGTTTTTATCATTTTCTCCGGTTTACCGTTGGGAAGTCGATGAATACAAAGATTTTTACGAAGTCCGGTTTATTGATTTACGCTACCGTAGTAATGGACACTACCCGTTTGTAGCGGTTGTTCAATTAGATTGTGATTTAAATCCAATCAGTTCTTATACGGGTTGGGTGTTTAGCGAAAAGAAATTACGGAAAAAGTTAAGTATTATTCCCAGTTAA
- a CDS encoding gamma-type small acid-soluble spore protein, producing the protein MANFNQQPNKTSAGTNIQEVRQQNAQSSSGAGASASAGAAGQFGTEFASETNAQEVKQQNQAAEAKKNQNAGQFGQS; encoded by the coding sequence ATGGCAAACTTCAATCAACAGCCAAACAAAACTTCTGCTGGAACTAACATCCAGGAAGTAAGACAACAAAATGCTCAATCAAGTTCTGGAGCAGGTGCAAGTGCAAGTGCAGGTGCTGCTGGTCAATTTGGTACTGAATTTGCGAGCGAAACAAATGCACAAGAAGTAAAGCAGCAAAACCAAGCCGCAGAAGCTAAAAAGAACCAAAACGCAGGTCAATTTGGTCAAAGTTAA